A stretch of Gorilla gorilla gorilla isolate KB3781 chromosome 9, NHGRI_mGorGor1-v2.1_pri, whole genome shotgun sequence DNA encodes these proteins:
- the XNDC1N gene encoding protein XNDC1N isoform X14 — protein sequence MAPVKISHVVSFSSQDPKYPVENLLNPDSPRRPWLSCPQDKSGQLKVELQLERAVPIGYIDVGNCGCAFLQIDVGRSSWPLDRPFITLLPATTLMSLTDSRQGKNRSGVCMFKDVDFLAPASGELWDRLRLTCSQPFTHHQSFGLAFLRVRSSLDSLDDSVVGPSALVSSVLNKD from the exons ATGGCTCCTGTGAAGATCAGCCATGTGGTATCATTCTCTTCTCAG GATCCCAAGTATCCTGTAGAGAACTTGCTAAACCCAGATAGTCCAAGGAGACCTTGGCTCAGCTGCCCTCAGGACAAGAGTGGGCAATTGAAAGTAGAACTACAGCTGGAGAGGGCAGTGCCCATTGGCTACATTGATGTGG GTAACTGTGGCTGTGCGTTCCTGCAAATTGATGTGGGCCGTTCTTCCTGGCCCCTGGACAGACCTTTCATAACCCTGCTCCCTGCAACCACGCTAATGTCTCTAACTGATTCAAGGCAGGGGAAGAACCGCTCCGGGGTCTGCATGTTTAAAGATG tTGATTTCCTGGCTCCAGCCTCAGGAGAGTTATGGGATCGACTTCGCCTGACCTGCTCCCAACCCTTCACGCATCATCAGTCCTTTGGCCTGGCCTTTCTACGGGTGCGTTCTTCTCTGGACTCCTTAGATGACTCTGTGGTGGGTCCCTCAGCCCTTGTGAGCTCTGTGCTGAACAAG
- the XNDC1N gene encoding protein XNDC1N isoform X13 produces MAPVKISHVVSFSSQDPKYPVENLLNPDSPRRPWLSCPQDKSGQLKVELQLERAVPIGYIDVGNCGCAFLQIDVGRSSWPLDRPFITLLPATTLMSLTDSRQGKNRSGVCMFKDVDFLAPASGELWDRLRLTCSQPFTHHQSFGLAFLRVRSSLDSLDDSVVGPSALVSSVLNKEWNR; encoded by the exons ATGGCTCCTGTGAAGATCAGCCATGTGGTATCATTCTCTTCTCAG GATCCCAAGTATCCTGTAGAGAACTTGCTAAACCCAGATAGTCCAAGGAGACCTTGGCTCAGCTGCCCTCAGGACAAGAGTGGGCAATTGAAAGTAGAACTACAGCTGGAGAGGGCAGTGCCCATTGGCTACATTGATGTGG GTAACTGTGGCTGTGCGTTCCTGCAAATTGATGTGGGCCGTTCTTCCTGGCCCCTGGACAGACCTTTCATAACCCTGCTCCCTGCAACCACGCTAATGTCTCTAACTGATTCAAGGCAGGGGAAGAACCGCTCCGGGGTCTGCATGTTTAAAGATG tTGATTTCCTGGCTCCAGCCTCAGGAGAGTTATGGGATCGACTTCGCCTGACCTGCTCCCAACCCTTCACGCATCATCAGTCCTTTGGCCTGGCCTTTCTACGGGTGCGTTCTTCTCTGGACTCCTTAGATGACTCTGTGGTGGGTCCCTCAGCCCTTGTGAGCTCTGTGCTGAACAAG
- the XNDC1N gene encoding protein XNDC1N isoform X12 — translation MAPVKISHVVSFSSQDPKYPVENLLNPDSPRRPWLSCPQDKSGQLKVELQLERAVPIGYIDVGNCGCAFLQIDVGRSSWPLDRPFITLLPATTLMSLTDSRQGKNRSGVCMFKDVDFLAPASGELWDRLRLTCSQPFTHHQSFGLAFLRVRSSLDSLDDSVVGPSALVSSVLNKDWSAMA, via the exons ATGGCTCCTGTGAAGATCAGCCATGTGGTATCATTCTCTTCTCAG GATCCCAAGTATCCTGTAGAGAACTTGCTAAACCCAGATAGTCCAAGGAGACCTTGGCTCAGCTGCCCTCAGGACAAGAGTGGGCAATTGAAAGTAGAACTACAGCTGGAGAGGGCAGTGCCCATTGGCTACATTGATGTGG GTAACTGTGGCTGTGCGTTCCTGCAAATTGATGTGGGCCGTTCTTCCTGGCCCCTGGACAGACCTTTCATAACCCTGCTCCCTGCAACCACGCTAATGTCTCTAACTGATTCAAGGCAGGGGAAGAACCGCTCCGGGGTCTGCATGTTTAAAGATG tTGATTTCCTGGCTCCAGCCTCAGGAGAGTTATGGGATCGACTTCGCCTGACCTGCTCCCAACCCTTCACGCATCATCAGTCCTTTGGCCTGGCCTTTCTACGGGTGCGTTCTTCTCTGGACTCCTTAGATGACTCTGTGGTGGGTCCCTCAGCCCTTGTGAGCTCTGTGCTGAACAAG gactggagtgcaatggcatga